One genomic segment of Arcobacter porcinus includes these proteins:
- the folE gene encoding GTP cyclohydrolase I FolE: MKNEKEFEDSIKNILNYIDEDINREGLVDTPKRVRKAYEFMFSGYKECPKEIIQKALFTSTNDEMVVVKDIEFYSFCEHHMLPIIGKVHVAYIPNGKVVGLSKIPRVVDVFARRLQIQEQMTEQICDALNEYLNPKGVAVIIDARHMCMEMRGVQKICSTTVTSSLRGLFKSDKKTKDEFLSIVSSSFSK, encoded by the coding sequence ATGAAAAATGAGAAAGAGTTTGAAGATTCTATAAAAAATATTTTAAATTATATTGATGAAGATATTAATAGAGAAGGTTTAGTTGATACTCCAAAAAGAGTTAGAAAAGCATATGAATTTATGTTTAGTGGCTATAAAGAGTGCCCAAAAGAGATAATACAAAAAGCACTTTTTACTTCAACAAATGATGAGATGGTTGTTGTAAAAGATATTGAATTTTACTCTTTTTGTGAACATCATATGTTGCCAATAATTGGAAAAGTACATGTTGCTTATATTCCAAATGGAAAAGTTGTTGGACTTAGTAAAATCCCAAGAGTTGTTGATGTTTTTGCAAGAAGATTACAAATACAAGAGCAAATGACAGAGCAAATTTGTGATGCTTTAAATGAGTATCTTAATCCAAAGGGAGTTGCAGTTATTATTGATGCAAGACATATGTGTATGGAGATGAGAGGTGTTCAAAAGATTTGTTCGACAACTGTTACTTCATCTTTAAGAGGACTTTTTAAAAGTGATAAAAAAACAAAAGATGAGTTTCTATCAATAGTTTCTTCGTCTTTTAGTAAGTAA
- the clpP gene encoding ATP-dependent Clp endopeptidase proteolytic subunit ClpP has product MSYIPYVVEKTGRGERSYDIYSRLLKDRIIMLSGEINDAVASTVVAQLLFLEAEDPEKDIYLYINSPGGVVTSGMSIFDTMNYIKPDVCTICIGQAASMGAFLLSSGAKGKRYSLPNSRIMIHQPLGGARGQATDIQIQAKEIQRLKDTLNAILASQTGQNIETIEKDTDRDNFMSAEEACSYGLIDKVIEKHN; this is encoded by the coding sequence ATGAGTTATATACCATATGTAGTTGAAAAAACAGGTCGAGGAGAGAGAAGTTACGATATTTATTCAAGACTTCTTAAAGATAGAATTATCATGTTAAGTGGTGAGATAAATGATGCTGTTGCTTCAACAGTAGTAGCTCAACTTCTATTCTTAGAAGCAGAAGATCCAGAAAAAGATATCTATTTATATATTAACTCTCCAGGAGGAGTTGTAACTTCAGGAATGTCAATTTTTGATACAATGAACTATATAAAACCTGACGTTTGTACAATTTGTATTGGACAAGCTGCATCTATGGGAGCATTTTTATTAAGTAGTGGAGCAAAAGGGAAAAGATACTCTTTACCAAACTCAAGAATAATGATTCATCAACCTTTAGGTGGAGCAAGAGGACAAGCAACAGATATCCAAATTCAGGCAAAAGAGATTCAAAGATTAAAAGATACATTAAATGCTATCCTTGCTTCTCAAACAGGTCAAAATATTGAAACTATTGAAAAAGATACAGATAGAGATAACTTTATGAGTGCAGAAGAAGCTTGTTCTTACGGATTAATTGATAAGGTTATTGAAAAACATAATTAA
- the corA gene encoding magnesium/cobalt transporter CorA codes for MINCYVRKENRLTVVEGIDFLEDSENRKNVIWIDMFLPTIQEVKSIEKYFNIEFPTKQESEEIELSSRYWEEKDRIEINSYFLINDHKEPVNETVSFILQADLLISVRYKKLASFNASIKKLLASPREYRNGYSIFSQIIDIRIDADADIVEEISKDIGNVRKKAFAEEVDNEDILEQMSAFENLNMKIRENLTDKQRILNSLLKSQLFHEDKEDLRIMLKDIRSLIEHTNFNFERLDYLQNIFVGLLNAEQNKVIKIFTIVNVIFLPPTLVASIYGMNFEIMPELSWEYGYVFSFAVMILASIAPIIVFKKKGWI; via the coding sequence ATGATTAATTGTTATGTTAGAAAAGAGAATAGATTAACTGTTGTTGAAGGGATAGATTTTTTAGAAGATTCTGAAAATAGAAAAAATGTAATCTGGATAGATATGTTTTTACCAACAATTCAAGAAGTAAAAAGTATAGAAAAATATTTTAATATAGAGTTTCCAACAAAACAAGAGAGCGAAGAGATAGAGTTAAGTTCAAGATATTGGGAAGAGAAAGATAGAATAGAGATAAATAGTTATTTCTTAATTAATGACCATAAAGAACCAGTAAATGAAACTGTTTCTTTTATACTTCAAGCAGATTTATTAATTAGTGTAAGATATAAGAAACTTGCAAGTTTCAATGCATCTATTAAAAAACTTTTAGCAAGTCCTAGAGAGTACAGAAATGGTTACTCTATTTTTTCTCAAATTATAGATATAAGAATTGATGCTGATGCTGATATTGTTGAAGAGATTAGTAAAGATATAGGAAATGTAAGGAAAAAAGCTTTTGCTGAAGAAGTTGATAATGAGGATATTTTAGAACAAATGTCAGCATTTGAAAACTTAAATATGAAAATAAGAGAAAACTTAACGGACAAACAAAGAATTTTAAACTCTTTATTAAAATCTCAACTTTTTCATGAAGATAAAGAAGATTTAAGAATTATGCTAAAAGATATTAGATCTTTAATTGAACATACAAATTTCAATTTTGAAAGATTAGATTATCTACAAAATATATTTGTTGGTCTTTTAAATGCTGAGCAAAATAAAGTTATTAAGATTTTTACAATTGTAAATGTGATTTTTCTACCACCAACACTTGTTGCAAGTATTTATGGAATGAACTTTGAAATAATGCCTGAACTATCTTGGGAATATGGATATGTGTTCTCATTTGCTGTTATGATTTTGGCATCAATAGCACCGATTATTGTATTTAAGAAAAAAGGTTGGATATAG
- a CDS encoding YifB family Mg chelatase-like AAA ATPase yields MKIIKSAALDTIEATVIDVEASFTKGMPSFTIVGMVSTSINESKDRVKSALLLNDFKFPPLKITINLSPSELNKKGTHFDLAIALQIVFFSENKIDFDDIFFFGELALDGTIKDTSHIFPIVLSLAKKGLLNKVLVCKESAEKLANIPDIKIYVADNLNKAIEFIKSDIKEQFIFNSKIFEYKVFELENKKYFYEEIYKDDFSDVLGQDMAKYAALICATGNHNLIMEGSPGCGKSMIAKRLQYILTPMNQEEILEKAKLQALDFKEVDFSPIRAFRNPHHSSTKSSIFGGGSSNAKMGEVALANNGILFFDELPHFPNTILEALREPLEDNKILISRVNSKIVYETKFTFVAALNPCPCGNKLSSVKECRCNDFEIQRYKNRLSEPFLDRIDLYVTMNDSFKDNKNIVSSKELHQTVIKVFKIQKQRGQKDLNGKLSDEDIKKYCLLDNESKDILEKARINYSLSFRSINKVLKVARTIADINDNELITKSDLLRSLNFRRR; encoded by the coding sequence ATGAAAATCATAAAATCAGCAGCACTTGATACAATAGAAGCCACAGTTATTGATGTTGAAGCTAGTTTTACAAAAGGAATGCCTAGCTTTACAATTGTTGGAATGGTTAGTACAAGCATAAATGAGTCAAAAGACAGAGTAAAATCAGCACTATTATTAAATGATTTTAAGTTTCCTCCATTAAAAATAACAATAAATCTCTCTCCTAGTGAATTAAACAAAAAAGGTACGCATTTTGATTTAGCAATTGCTTTGCAGATTGTATTCTTTAGTGAAAATAAAATTGATTTTGATGATATTTTCTTTTTTGGAGAGTTGGCTTTGGATGGAACTATAAAAGATACAAGCCATATTTTCCCAATTGTTTTATCTTTAGCAAAAAAAGGATTATTAAATAAAGTCCTAGTTTGTAAAGAGAGTGCAGAAAAATTAGCAAATATACCAGATATAAAGATATATGTAGCAGATAATTTAAATAAAGCAATAGAATTTATAAAAAGTGATATAAAAGAGCAATTTATATTTAATAGTAAAATATTTGAGTATAAAGTTTTTGAACTAGAAAACAAAAAATACTTTTATGAAGAGATATATAAAGATGATTTTTCTGATGTTTTAGGACAAGATATGGCTAAATATGCAGCTTTAATATGTGCAACTGGAAACCACAATCTTATAATGGAAGGGAGTCCTGGTTGTGGAAAATCTATGATTGCAAAAAGGTTGCAATATATTTTAACTCCAATGAATCAAGAAGAGATACTTGAAAAAGCGAAACTACAAGCATTGGATTTTAAAGAGGTTGATTTTTCTCCAATAAGAGCTTTTCGAAATCCTCATCATAGCTCAACAAAATCTTCAATTTTTGGTGGAGGAAGTTCAAATGCAAAAATGGGAGAAGTAGCTTTAGCAAATAATGGAATACTATTTTTTGATGAACTTCCACATTTTCCAAACACTATTTTAGAAGCATTAAGAGAACCTTTAGAAGATAATAAAATATTAATATCAAGAGTAAATAGTAAAATAGTTTATGAAACAAAATTTACTTTTGTAGCAGCATTAAATCCTTGTCCTTGTGGAAATAAACTTTCAAGTGTAAAAGAGTGCAGATGTAATGATTTTGAAATACAAAGATATAAAAATAGATTGAGTGAACCATTTTTAGATAGGATAGATTTATATGTAACTATGAATGATAGCTTTAAAGATAACAAAAATATTGTAAGTTCTAAAGAGTTGCATCAAACTGTAATTAAAGTATTTAAAATACAAAAACAAAGAGGACAAAAAGATTTAAATGGTAAATTAAGTGATGAAGATATCAAAAAATATTGTTTGCTAGATAATGAAAGTAAAGATATTCTTGAAAAAGCAAGAATTAACTACTCTTTATCATTTAGAAGTATAAATAAAGTTTTAAAAGTAGCAAGAACAATAGCTGATATAAATGATAATGAATTAATTACAAAAAGTGATTTATTAAGGAGTTTAAATTTTAGAAGAAGATAA
- a CDS encoding GspE/PulE family protein, whose product MNILKIKIDYSLFSKYGLEVFLKHKIVPIIEDSVTIKLAVYEGFNQEEVKDSFIKHINFVEFCKNEIEFILVNIETRVELFNFATSSNLINNDSRSTANFLDKLIVFSVLQRASDIHIEKFEDLTLFKFRVDGRLQIFFSFCNSFFKVISSYIKLICNLDMTQSRIPLDGRFSREISSKKYDFRFSSMPTIEAESIVLRVLDNKNIDKSLNDLGFSKGVLLKLRDILKLNSGLILISGPTGSGKTTTLYSILQELKSENKKIITVEDPVEYKISSINQISINNKIGLSFELVLKNILRQDPDIIFIGEIRDKFSLDVALQASLTGHLVLATVHSNSALETITRLIDLKADSYLISTSLKASLAQRLVLSYCKYCEAKGCVKCNFTKYYERVCISEVLLVDEKISSLIYKKSSKKKFMKYLKEIEFKTMYDDGLEKIENSQTSFEELERVVSKNEEI is encoded by the coding sequence ATGAATATCTTAAAGATTAAAATAGATTACTCTTTGTTTAGTAAATATGGTTTAGAAGTCTTCTTAAAACATAAAATAGTGCCTATTATTGAAGATAGTGTTACTATAAAACTTGCAGTTTATGAAGGTTTTAATCAAGAAGAAGTAAAAGATAGTTTTATAAAACATATAAATTTTGTAGAGTTTTGTAAAAATGAGATTGAATTTATTTTAGTAAATATTGAAACAAGAGTTGAGCTTTTTAATTTTGCAACTAGTTCAAATCTAATAAATAATGATAGTAGAAGTACAGCAAATTTTTTAGATAAATTGATAGTTTTTAGTGTTTTACAAAGAGCTAGTGATATTCATATTGAAAAGTTTGAAGATCTTACTTTATTTAAGTTTAGAGTTGATGGAAGATTGCAAATATTTTTTAGTTTTTGTAATAGTTTTTTCAAAGTTATTTCATCATATATAAAACTTATTTGTAATCTTGATATGACACAGTCACGAATTCCATTAGATGGAAGATTTTCAAGAGAGATATCTTCAAAGAAGTATGATTTTAGATTCTCTTCAATGCCAACAATTGAAGCTGAATCAATTGTTTTAAGAGTTCTAGATAATAAAAATATTGATAAATCATTAAATGATTTGGGATTTAGTAAAGGTGTTTTGTTAAAATTAAGAGATATTCTAAAATTAAATTCAGGATTAATACTAATTAGTGGACCAACAGGAAGTGGAAAAACTACAACTTTATACTCAATTTTGCAAGAGTTAAAAAGTGAAAATAAAAAAATAATTACAGTTGAAGATCCTGTTGAATATAAAATATCTTCAATAAATCAAATATCTATAAACAATAAAATAGGTTTGAGTTTTGAACTTGTTTTGAAAAATATATTAAGACAAGATCCAGATATTATATTCATTGGTGAAATTAGAGATAAATTCTCTTTAGATGTTGCTTTACAAGCTTCTTTAACTGGGCATTTGGTTTTAGCAACAGTTCATAGTAATAGTGCTTTAGAAACGATTACAAGGCTTATAGATTTAAAAGCAGATTCATATCTTATCTCAACATCATTAAAAGCTTCTCTTGCACAAAGACTTGTTTTATCTTATTGTAAATATTGTGAAGCTAAAGGCTGTGTAAAATGTAATTTCACAAAATATTATGAAAGAGTTTGTATATCAGAGGTTTTGCTTGTAGATGAAAAAATATCCTCTTTAATTTATAAAAAATCTAGTAAAAAAAAGTTTATGAAATATCTAAAAGAGATAGAGTTTAAAACTATGTATGATGATGGTTTAGAAAAGATTGAAAATAGTCAAACATCATTTGAAGAGCTTGAAAGAGTGGTTAGTAAAAATGAAGAGATATAA
- a CDS encoding type II secretion system F family protein, translating to MKRYKIIYQDKQEIKNKRIDESEIDFYKNSFDILSINEIKSDFTEIFKIKRRISKKDLYLLFYELNIMLESNINISDAIFLIKKSKKSRAVIEFLDSINYAFSNSSSINLALKDYKIDSFIKDFLENSQINSNLTSNVKAIYLLLKEQEEIKKSFKKVLYYPFFLLFTFFVSIFIIFSFVVPSFKSIFHNQMENLPTSTKILLNFEIFFLDYFFLISFLILAMIFLFISIYKINSKFQLFIDIISFKYLFIFSKILKNLEFYKLFLLIDIMQKSKYEFHKSFLDSKLLLKNKYLLDRIELIDKLLTNGKSISFAFSKSEIFDDIILNLLNTGEVSNNLEVVVSEIKKIYKSRFDNSVNLMISFISPFFLIIISSMILFLVLAIFTPIWQMGNLIK from the coding sequence ATGAAGAGATATAAAATAATTTATCAAGATAAGCAAGAGATAAAAAATAAAAGAATAGATGAAAGTGAGATTGATTTTTATAAAAATAGCTTTGATATTCTATCAATAAATGAGATTAAATCTGATTTTACAGAAATATTTAAAATAAAACGAAGAATTTCAAAAAAGGATTTATATCTACTTTTTTATGAATTAAATATAATGCTTGAATCAAATATAAATATAAGTGATGCAATTTTTCTTATTAAGAAATCAAAAAAGAGTAGGGCGGTTATAGAGTTTTTGGATAGTATAAACTATGCTTTTTCAAATTCAAGCTCAATAAATTTGGCATTAAAAGATTATAAAATTGATAGTTTTATAAAAGACTTCTTAGAAAATTCACAAATAAATTCAAATCTAACTAGTAATGTAAAAGCTATATATCTTCTTTTAAAAGAGCAAGAAGAGATAAAAAAATCTTTTAAAAAAGTTTTGTACTATCCCTTCTTTCTTCTTTTTACATTTTTTGTATCTATTTTTATAATATTCTCTTTTGTAGTTCCAAGTTTTAAATCAATTTTTCATAATCAGATGGAAAATCTACCTACAAGTACAAAAATATTACTAAATTTTGAAATTTTTTTCTTGGATTATTTTTTCTTAATTTCATTTTTAATTCTTGCCATGATATTTTTATTTATATCTATTTATAAGATTAATAGTAAGTTTCAATTATTTATAGATATTATAAGTTTTAAATATCTATTTATATTTAGTAAAATATTAAAAAATCTAGAATTTTATAAACTTTTTTTGCTTATAGATATTATGCAAAAGTCAAAATATGAGTTTCACAAATCATTTCTTGATAGTAAGCTTTTATTAAAAAATAAATATTTATTGGATAGAATTGAACTAATTGATAAGTTACTTACAAATGGAAAAAGTATCAGTTTTGCTTTTTCAAAGTCAGAGATTTTTGATGATATTATCTTAAATCTTTTAAATACTGGAGAAGTTTCAAATAATTTGGAAGTTGTTGTTTCTGAAATAAAAAAAATATATAAAAGTAGATTTGATAATAGTGTAAATCTTATGATCTCTTTTATATCACCATTTTTTTTGATAATAATATCAAGTATGATTCTATTTTTAGTACTTGCTATTTTTACTCCTATTTGGCAGATGGGAAATTTGATTAAATAG
- a CDS encoding ATP-binding protein: protein MNSTFDYENFKLFFIGKEKVNDEFIPLVYQNKDLLTHAIILGMTGSGKTGLGITLLEEASIDEIPSIIIDPKGDMTNLLLNFPNLDAKDFEPWLDENEFSNNNLSKEEYAKILSETYKKGITKDFQELNRIQKLKDSSDFTIFTPGSNAGVQISILSSFKAPSKEILEDNELFISIINSTVHSILSLVENSSDETSKESILLSSIFQNYFKDQKDLTLEELINLIVTPPFSKIGVFDLETFFSKNDRLKFALNLNKIIASPSFSSWIEGESLDISKLLLKENNKSKVNIFSIAHLNDKERMFFVTILLNQILTWMRRQEGTSSLKALLYMDEIFGYFPPQANPPSKQPMLTLLKQARGFGVGIILSTQNPVDIDYKGLSNIGTWFIGKLQTKQDISKVLDGMSTASDELFDKSSLEKAIQNLAKRNFILKNINEESLKIFETRWALSYLKGPLSKNAISILMKDKKSALKQEKEFFEDEINLIDITKGKSKPIFTNDIKEFFEYKSQNSAYYMQAYLLLSSNIHFVNSSKNIDLQKELNYKIYLNEDDKEINFEELEELTINTFETKEKLNSFFYEVPSFVLNQKDIKTIERNFNDFLYRNINLTLYKNDDLKLFSKQNESLEDFKLRVQDRLNENIDSQIENLKIKFEKESSLIEKNLLKLDLKLKKEKQEFISSSTNTIISIASSILTAFFGNKKLSASKINSGSRNTTKVLKDKNDLNIVQNEINSLKEQQLSLKNSLKEKIELINENNSLDKFPIEEYILKPKRSDIFNTNINILWIEQ, encoded by the coding sequence ATGAATAGCACTTTTGATTATGAAAATTTTAAACTATTTTTTATTGGTAAAGAGAAAGTAAATGATGAATTTATACCACTTGTTTATCAAAATAAAGATTTATTGACTCATGCAATAATATTAGGAATGACAGGAAGTGGTAAAACAGGACTGGGAATCACTCTTTTAGAAGAAGCTTCAATAGATGAAATTCCATCAATTATTATAGATCCAAAAGGAGATATGACAAATTTACTTTTAAATTTTCCAAATTTAGATGCAAAAGATTTTGAGCCATGGTTAGATGAAAATGAGTTTTCAAATAATAATCTTTCCAAAGAAGAGTATGCAAAAATTTTATCTGAAACTTATAAAAAAGGTATAACAAAAGATTTCCAAGAATTGAATAGAATTCAGAAATTAAAAGATTCTTCTGATTTCACAATCTTTACTCCAGGAAGTAATGCAGGAGTTCAAATATCAATTTTATCTTCATTTAAAGCTCCATCAAAAGAGATATTAGAAGATAATGAACTATTTATATCAATTATAAATTCTACTGTTCATTCTATTTTATCTTTAGTTGAAAATAGTAGTGATGAAACATCAAAAGAGTCTATTTTACTTAGTTCAATATTTCAAAATTACTTTAAAGATCAAAAAGATTTAACTCTTGAAGAGTTAATAAATCTTATTGTTACTCCACCATTTTCAAAAATTGGAGTATTTGATTTAGAAACATTCTTTTCAAAAAATGATAGATTGAAATTTGCCCTTAATCTAAATAAAATAATTGCTAGTCCTTCATTTAGCTCTTGGATAGAAGGAGAATCTCTAGATATTTCAAAACTCTTGTTAAAAGAGAATAATAAATCAAAAGTAAATATATTTTCAATAGCTCACTTAAATGACAAAGAGAGAATGTTTTTCGTAACAATTTTATTAAATCAAATATTAACTTGGATGAGAAGACAAGAAGGAACAAGCTCTTTAAAAGCTCTACTTTATATGGATGAAATTTTTGGATACTTTCCTCCTCAAGCGAATCCACCCTCAAAACAACCAATGCTTACTCTTCTAAAACAAGCAAGAGGTTTTGGAGTTGGAATTATTTTATCAACACAAAATCCAGTTGATATTGATTATAAAGGTTTAAGTAATATAGGAACTTGGTTTATTGGAAAACTACAAACTAAACAAGATATAAGTAAGGTTTTAGATGGAATGAGTACTGCAAGTGATGAATTATTTGATAAATCTTCTTTAGAAAAAGCAATTCAGAATTTAGCAAAACGAAATTTTATTTTAAAAAATATAAATGAAGAATCATTAAAAATATTTGAAACAAGGTGGGCTTTATCATATTTAAAAGGTCCACTTTCTAAAAATGCAATATCAATTTTAATGAAAGATAAAAAAAGTGCTTTAAAACAGGAAAAAGAGTTTTTTGAAGATGAAATTAATCTGATTGATATAACAAAAGGAAAATCAAAACCGATTTTTACAAATGATATAAAAGAGTTTTTTGAATATAAATCTCAAAATAGTGCTTACTATATGCAAGCTTATTTACTTTTATCTTCAAATATTCATTTTGTAAATAGTTCAAAAAATATTGATTTACAAAAAGAGTTAAATTATAAAATATATTTAAATGAAGATGATAAGGAAATAAATTTTGAAGAGCTAGAAGAGCTCACTATCAATACTTTTGAAACAAAAGAGAAATTAAATAGCTTTTTTTATGAAGTTCCAAGCTTTGTTTTAAATCAAAAAGATATAAAAACTATAGAAAGAAATTTCAATGATTTTTTATATAGAAATATAAATTTAACTCTATATAAGAATGATGATTTAAAATTATTTTCAAAACAAAATGAGAGTTTAGAAGATTTTAAACTAAGAGTTCAAGATAGATTAAATGAAAATATTGATTCACAAATAGAAAACCTAAAAATAAAATTTGAGAAAGAGAGTTCATTAATCGAGAAAAATCTTTTAAAACTTGATTTAAAACTAAAAAAAGAGAAACAAGAGTTTATTTCAAGTTCTACAAATACTATTATTTCTATTGCTAGTTCAATTTTGACAGCTTTTTTTGGAAATAAAAAATTAAGTGCAAGTAAAATAAATAGTGGTTCTAGAAATACAACAAAAGTTTTAAAAGATAAAAATGATTTAAATATTGTACAAAATGAGATTAATAGTTTAAAAGAGCAACAGCTTTCATTGAAAAATAGTTTAAAAGAGAAAATAGAATTAATAAATGAGAATAATAGTTTAGATAAATTCCCAATTGAAGAGTATATTTTAAAACCAAAAAGATCTGATATTTTTAATACAAATATTAATATTTTGTGGATTGAACAATAA
- the era gene encoding GTPase Era, producing MTKCGYVSVIGRPNAGKSSLLNWLVGEKIAMVSHKANATRKRSNIIVMHEDDQIIFVDTPGLHETEKLLNQFMLEEALKAMGDCDLILFLAPVTDSLKYYEDFLEKNKKGVKHILLLTKIDFINNDELIVKLKEYEKYSDNYEALIPISIKKATKKSDILDVVVKYLPEHPYLYDPEIMTDEHLRDIYKEFIREAIFENISDEIPYETDVVVNKIEEKENVDVINAKIVVQKDSQKGMIIGQNATAIKRIGKAARLKIEKLSGKKCFLELYVSVKKNWTKNKDALKSMGYEINS from the coding sequence ATGACAAAATGCGGATATGTTTCAGTAATTGGAAGACCAAATGCTGGAAAAAGTTCTCTTTTAAATTGGCTTGTAGGTGAAAAAATAGCTATGGTTTCACACAAAGCAAATGCTACAAGAAAGAGATCAAATATTATAGTTATGCATGAAGATGATCAAATAATATTTGTAGATACTCCAGGACTTCACGAAACTGAAAAACTTCTAAATCAATTTATGCTAGAAGAAGCACTAAAAGCTATGGGAGATTGTGATTTAATACTCTTTTTAGCTCCTGTAACTGATAGTTTGAAATATTATGAAGATTTCCTTGAAAAGAATAAAAAAGGTGTAAAACATATCTTACTTCTTACAAAAATAGATTTTATAAATAATGATGAATTAATTGTGAAATTAAAAGAGTATGAAAAATATAGTGATAATTATGAAGCTTTAATTCCAATTTCTATTAAAAAAGCTACAAAAAAGAGTGATATTTTAGATGTAGTTGTAAAATATCTTCCAGAACATCCTTATTTATATGATCCTGAAATAATGACAGATGAACATTTAAGAGATATATATAAAGAGTTTATAAGAGAAGCTATTTTTGAAAATATTAGTGATGAAATTCCATATGAAACTGATGTTGTTGTAAATAAAATAGAAGAAAAAGAGAATGTTGATGTTATAAATGCAAAGATTGTTGTTCAAAAAGATAGCCAAAAAGGTATGATAATTGGACAAAATGCAACAGCAATTAAAAGAATTGGAAAAGCAGCAAGATTAAAAATAGAGAAATTAAGTGGTAAAAAGTGCTTTTTAGAACTATATGTAAGTGTAAAGAAAAACTGGACTAAAAATAAAGATGCATTGAAATCTATGGGCTATGAGATAAATAGTTAA
- the def gene encoding peptide deformylase, which translates to MIREIITYPNKLLRTKSEDVVKFDSELHTLLDDMYDTMIASSGVGLAAIQVAVPLNVLIINLVNEDDIQDKADLIEVINPVITHKDGVQINQEGCLSIPGYYEDIKRAQHIVVEFYNRYGEKQTKEYEDFLAVAWQHEMEHLSGHVFIENLSFIKRQKFEKEWKAKQKAKR; encoded by the coding sequence ATGATTAGAGAAATAATTACTTATCCAAATAAATTACTTAGAACAAAATCAGAAGATGTTGTGAAGTTTGATAGTGAACTTCATACTCTTTTAGATGATATGTACGATACTATGATAGCTTCATCAGGTGTTGGTTTAGCCGCTATTCAAGTTGCAGTTCCATTAAATGTTTTAATCATTAATCTTGTAAATGAAGATGATATTCAAGACAAAGCAGATTTAATTGAAGTTATAAATCCAGTTATTACACATAAAGATGGTGTACAGATCAATCAAGAGGGTTGTTTGAGTATTCCAGGATATTATGAAGATATAAAACGAGCACAACATATTGTTGTTGAGTTTTATAATAGATATGGTGAAAAACAGACTAAAGAGTATGAAGATTTTTTAGCTGTTGCTTGGCAACACGAAATGGAACACTTAAGCGGACATGTATTTATAGAAAACCTATCTTTTATCAAAAGACAAAAGTTTGAAAAAGAGTGGAAAGCAAAACAAAAAGCTAAAAGATAA